The following are encoded together in the Actinoplanes sp. N902-109 genome:
- a CDS encoding VCBS repeat-containing protein, translating into MYRKIVTALALASLAGAFATATPAAAYTPGYTFAGVADWDRDGHQDIIARDSTGLLWLYPGQSVRGYSSAARVQIGNGWGPFTVAGVADWDRDGNQDIIARDSSGLLWLYPGQSVRGYSSAARVQIGNGWGPFTVAGAADWDRDGHQDIIARDGNGLLWLYPGQSVRGYSSAYPVQIGNGW; encoded by the coding sequence ATGTACCGCAAGATCGTCACCGCGCTCGCCCTGGCCTCTCTGGCTGGAGCTTTCGCCACCGCGACACCGGCAGCCGCCTACACACCGGGCTACACCTTCGCCGGTGTCGCCGACTGGGACCGCGACGGCCACCAGGACATCATCGCCCGCGACAGCACCGGACTGCTCTGGCTCTACCCCGGACAATCCGTACGCGGCTACAGCTCAGCAGCCCGCGTGCAGATCGGCAACGGCTGGGGCCCGTTCACCGTCGCCGGCGTAGCGGACTGGGACCGCGACGGCAACCAGGACATCATCGCCCGCGACAGCTCCGGACTGCTGTGGCTCTACCCCGGACAGTCCGTACGGGGCTACAGCTCAGCGGCCCGGGTGCAGATCGGCAACGGCTGGGGCCCGTTCACCGTCGCCGGCGCAGCGGACTGGGACCGCGACGGCCACCAGGACATCATCGCCCGCGACGGCAACGGGCTGCTGTGGCTCTACCCGGGGCAGTCGGTGCGCGGCTACAGCAGCGCCTATCCGGTCCAGATCGGCAACGGCTGGTGA
- a CDS encoding low temperature requirement protein A, with the protein MADQQQLDEQEADQVDPVRPPDLNQDANRSATRLELFFDLAFVLFIARCADLLAGDETWHGAVLFAAVLTVGWWSWASTTLYANRFDTDDTVFRLLTLTAMAAVVVMAAAVDKVSAPSGRWFVLGYVVIRLVLATGYLRAWRHVENARPVIMPYLIGHATGAVVWLVSLAVPTPGRYVLWGVGILLDLIGPAVAARVEHAVPLHLEHLPERFGLFVILVLGESIAAIVTGLHDGGWKHEVVLVAAPAFVVAVALWWVYFDLSGGAAKRRLVEEGGDRTHQGVHDFYLYAHLPIAVSLAAVAVGLEHGVLHGSDDHLTAGTRGVLGIGVAGYLLSTALLQGVLGRRVRGALLWPGLGVPLALLIVALDLSPVLTLMLLALLSAAGVVTGFLLHRAGEVRTAQV; encoded by the coding sequence ATGGCGGACCAGCAGCAACTCGACGAGCAAGAGGCGGACCAGGTCGACCCGGTCCGGCCACCCGACCTCAACCAGGACGCCAACCGCTCCGCCACCCGCCTGGAGCTGTTCTTCGACCTGGCGTTCGTGCTGTTCATCGCCCGCTGCGCCGACCTGCTGGCCGGCGACGAGACCTGGCACGGGGCTGTGCTGTTCGCCGCGGTGCTCACCGTCGGCTGGTGGTCGTGGGCCAGCACCACCCTGTACGCCAACCGGTTCGACACCGACGACACCGTGTTCCGCCTGCTCACACTGACGGCGATGGCGGCCGTGGTCGTGATGGCGGCGGCGGTCGACAAGGTGAGCGCGCCGTCCGGGCGCTGGTTCGTCCTGGGGTACGTGGTGATCCGGCTGGTGCTCGCCACCGGTTATCTGCGTGCCTGGCGGCATGTCGAGAACGCGCGGCCGGTGATCATGCCGTACCTGATCGGCCATGCCACCGGCGCGGTCGTCTGGCTGGTGTCGCTGGCCGTGCCCACGCCGGGGCGCTATGTCCTGTGGGGCGTCGGCATCCTGCTCGATCTGATCGGCCCGGCGGTGGCGGCGCGCGTCGAGCACGCCGTCCCGCTGCACCTGGAGCACCTGCCGGAGCGCTTCGGCCTGTTCGTCATCCTGGTGCTCGGCGAGTCCATCGCCGCGATCGTGACCGGTCTGCACGACGGTGGCTGGAAGCACGAGGTGGTGCTGGTGGCCGCGCCCGCCTTCGTGGTCGCGGTCGCGTTGTGGTGGGTCTACTTCGACCTCTCCGGTGGGGCCGCGAAACGACGCCTCGTCGAGGAGGGCGGCGACCGGACGCACCAGGGGGTCCACGACTTCTATCTGTACGCCCACCTCCCGATCGCCGTGTCACTCGCCGCGGTCGCCGTGGGCCTGGAACACGGGGTGCTGCACGGCAGCGACGACCACCTCACCGCCGGGACCCGCGGGGTGCTGGGCATCGGCGTCGCCGGCTACCTGCTCAGCACGGCGTTGTTGCAGGGTGTGCTGGGCCGGCGGGTGCGCGGTGCGCTGCTCTGGCCGGGCCTGGGCGTGCCGCTGGCCCTGCTGATCGTCGCGCTCGACCTCTCCCCCGTACTGACGCTCATGCTGCTCGCCCTGCTCTCCGCGGCCGGGGTCGTCACCGGCTTCCTGCTGCACCGCGCCGGTGAGGTGCGTACCGCACAGGTGTGA
- a CDS encoding BTAD domain-containing putative transcriptional regulator: MLVFRLLGSLEVRDPGGALVPVGRRKQRALLAMLVLRAGSVVRVDEMIEALWDGRPPSSARANLHSYVSSLRQVLDRVTPDGPARPLKVPGGYRLDLAPGECDVGVFETLAAEGRRALDEWRHLQAAERLARALGLWRGPLLEDLADFDWLAPYATRLDEARLAALEDQVEARLALGEHAGLAVELAALTTGHPLRERFWGQYIRALHRSGARARALGAYDDLRHVLRSELGVEPSAALQELHRGLLDDVLAPGPADVPAAVPQAGVTPALLPPAVPDFTGRREEVRLLRKVLTPSAQPIGLTVAGVTGMAGIGKTTLAVHVAHSIAGAYPDGQMYANLAGTDATPPDPTEVLGRFLRALGVPSQAVPADAVERAELYRTLLAGRRMLVVLDNAATERQVRPLLPGTPACTVLVTSRSRLSGIEGARWTELDVLPGDEGVRLLSRVVADARIEEQPGDAAAIVDRCGGLPLAVRIAGARLTSRPGWTLAQLASQLRDEQRRLDRLGIGDLQVRASLALSYEALDEPARRLFRRLGLFDVPDFPDWLATVLADDPRTAGRDLDRLVDAHMLTMAGTDAAGQLRYRFHDLVRLFAREQTPRDEADDVLGRGFGAWLAVAEQLEPRLPGPCFAPIAGRAPRPAVPDIVADLVGLDPLTWFDAEQATLRAAIRQACAAGHDEVAFDLAQRMEKYFDVRGLQADWAATNRLALAACQAAGNVRGEAVMLRGLIDVTTWIETDHTGAAMTRALTEAARLQELFRSVGELGGMADAAVMRSWSLTAMGRHAAAIDAATESLGWADTAGHLGGQARAHVALAVALGESGRLPEAVGHLFQALSCARELGNPRYEATVLQFLGMGHSEAGQFDVAEGFLTESLAITRRHGDVYTEVLSMITMARLHLRRGDNQAHPIAVAALALSREYRMTHHTADALGVLGEIELAAGRPAEAAVHLRESVALWRTRGWLSFHAAALVLLGRALADTDPQAAGAAVREASGLFRQAGDTARAEDADAVLAALHKTV, from the coding sequence GTGCTGGTGTTCCGCCTGCTCGGCAGCCTGGAGGTGCGCGATCCGGGCGGCGCCCTGGTGCCCGTGGGGCGGCGCAAGCAGCGCGCCCTGCTCGCGATGCTGGTGCTGCGGGCCGGGTCGGTCGTGCGCGTCGACGAGATGATCGAGGCCCTGTGGGACGGCCGGCCGCCGTCGTCGGCGCGGGCCAACCTGCACTCGTACGTCTCCTCGTTGCGCCAGGTGCTCGACCGGGTGACGCCGGACGGTCCGGCGCGCCCGCTCAAGGTGCCCGGAGGCTACCGGCTCGACCTGGCGCCGGGCGAGTGCGACGTCGGCGTGTTCGAGACGCTGGCCGCCGAGGGGCGCCGGGCGCTGGACGAGTGGCGGCACCTGCAGGCGGCCGAGCGGCTGGCCCGGGCGCTGGGGTTGTGGCGCGGGCCGCTGCTGGAGGACCTGGCCGACTTCGACTGGCTCGCGCCGTACGCGACCCGGCTGGACGAGGCCCGGCTGGCCGCCCTGGAGGACCAGGTGGAGGCCCGGCTGGCGCTCGGTGAGCACGCCGGGCTGGCGGTGGAGCTGGCCGCACTGACCACCGGCCATCCGTTGCGCGAACGCTTCTGGGGGCAGTACATCCGGGCGTTGCACCGCAGCGGCGCGCGGGCCCGGGCCCTGGGCGCGTACGACGATCTGCGGCACGTGCTCCGCTCCGAGCTGGGGGTGGAGCCCAGCGCCGCACTTCAGGAACTGCACCGCGGCCTGCTGGACGACGTACTCGCGCCCGGGCCGGCCGACGTGCCGGCGGCTGTCCCGCAGGCCGGCGTGACACCGGCCCTGCTGCCACCCGCCGTGCCCGACTTCACCGGCCGCCGGGAGGAGGTGCGGCTGCTGCGCAAGGTGCTGACGCCCAGCGCCCAGCCGATCGGGCTGACCGTGGCCGGGGTGACCGGCATGGCCGGCATCGGGAAGACCACGCTGGCCGTCCACGTCGCGCATTCGATCGCCGGGGCCTACCCCGACGGGCAGATGTACGCGAATCTGGCCGGCACCGACGCCACACCACCGGATCCGACCGAGGTGCTGGGGCGGTTCCTGCGTGCCCTCGGCGTACCCAGCCAGGCGGTCCCGGCCGATGCGGTCGAGCGCGCCGAGCTCTACCGCACCCTGCTGGCCGGGCGGCGGATGCTGGTCGTGCTGGACAACGCGGCCACCGAACGGCAGGTCCGGCCGCTGCTGCCCGGCACCCCGGCCTGCACCGTGCTGGTCACCAGCCGGTCGCGGCTGTCCGGCATCGAGGGCGCCCGCTGGACCGAGCTGGACGTGCTGCCCGGCGACGAGGGGGTGCGGCTGCTGTCGCGGGTCGTGGCCGACGCCCGGATCGAGGAGCAGCCGGGCGACGCGGCGGCCATCGTGGACCGGTGCGGCGGGCTGCCGCTGGCCGTCCGCATCGCCGGGGCCCGGCTGACCTCACGGCCGGGCTGGACGCTCGCGCAGCTGGCCTCTCAGCTGCGCGACGAGCAGCGCCGCCTCGACCGGCTAGGCATCGGCGACCTGCAGGTGCGCGCCTCGCTGGCGTTGAGCTACGAGGCGCTGGACGAACCCGCGCGCCGGCTGTTCCGGCGGCTCGGGCTGTTCGACGTCCCCGACTTCCCGGACTGGCTGGCCACCGTGCTGGCCGACGACCCGCGCACCGCGGGCCGCGACCTGGACCGGCTGGTGGACGCCCACATGCTGACCATGGCGGGCACCGACGCGGCCGGGCAGCTGCGCTACCGCTTCCACGATCTGGTGCGGCTGTTCGCCCGGGAGCAGACCCCGCGGGACGAGGCAGACGACGTGCTCGGCCGCGGGTTCGGCGCCTGGCTTGCGGTTGCCGAGCAGCTCGAGCCGCGGTTGCCGGGTCCGTGCTTCGCGCCGATCGCCGGGCGGGCACCCCGTCCGGCCGTACCGGACATCGTTGCCGATCTTGTCGGACTGGACCCGCTGACCTGGTTCGACGCCGAGCAGGCGACGCTGCGGGCGGCGATCCGGCAGGCGTGCGCGGCCGGGCACGACGAGGTGGCCTTCGACCTGGCACAGCGCATGGAGAAATACTTCGACGTGCGCGGCCTGCAGGCGGACTGGGCGGCGACCAACCGGCTGGCGCTGGCCGCGTGCCAGGCCGCGGGCAACGTGCGCGGCGAGGCGGTGATGCTGCGCGGGCTGATCGACGTCACCACGTGGATCGAGACCGATCACACCGGCGCGGCGATGACCCGGGCGCTGACCGAGGCGGCCCGGCTGCAGGAGCTGTTCCGCAGCGTCGGGGAACTGGGCGGGATGGCCGACGCCGCGGTGATGCGCTCGTGGTCGCTGACCGCGATGGGCCGGCACGCCGCCGCGATCGACGCGGCCACCGAATCGCTGGGCTGGGCGGATACGGCCGGTCACCTGGGCGGTCAGGCCCGCGCGCACGTCGCCCTGGCCGTCGCGCTCGGTGAGTCGGGGCGGCTGCCGGAGGCCGTCGGGCATCTGTTCCAGGCCCTGTCGTGCGCCCGCGAGCTGGGCAATCCCCGCTACGAGGCCACGGTGTTGCAGTTCCTCGGCATGGGGCACAGCGAGGCCGGGCAGTTCGACGTTGCCGAGGGGTTCCTGACCGAGTCGCTGGCGATCACCCGCCGGCACGGCGACGTCTACACCGAGGTGCTCTCCATGATCACCATGGCGCGGCTGCACCTGCGCCGCGGCGACAACCAGGCGCACCCGATCGCCGTGGCGGCCCTGGCGCTGTCCCGGGAGTACCGGATGACCCACCACACGGCCGACGCGCTCGGCGTGCTCGGCGAGATCGAGCTGGCGGCCGGCCGTCCCGCCGAGGCCGCGGTGCACCTGCGCGAATCAGTCGCGTTGTGGCGCACCCGTGGCTGGCTGAGCTTCCATGCCGCCGCGCTCGTCCTGCTCGGCCGGGCCCTCGCCGACACCGACCCGCAGGCCGCCGGAGCCGCCGTGCGGGAGGCATCCGGGCTGTTCCGGCAGGCCGGTGACACCGCCAGGGCGGAGGACGCGGACGCGGTGCTGGCCGCCCTACACAAAACTGTGTAG
- a CDS encoding SMP-30/gluconolactonase/LRE family protein, with protein sequence MTDVDVLTPDRFELGEGSRWTGDRLVLVDIPHGRLLCAPTGDLRSGLTELARLDVPLAAVAPVAGRPGTFLAAAGTGFALITPDGVQPLAAPEPVTDRPWRMNDAVADRAGRFWAGSMACDQSPGQGALYRLDPGGGVHTVLRDLTIANGPAFSPDGRTMYLSDTPLGHIDRFAVDPATGELSDRRPFARLDPAAGAPDGLTVDSDGFVWAALFGGGAVQRFRPDGTPDRRIELPARQPTSVCLVDRTLIVTSGRGGLDDPGPADGAVLITDAAAAGLPALAARMA encoded by the coding sequence ATGACCGACGTGGACGTGCTGACCCCCGACCGGTTCGAGCTCGGCGAGGGCTCCCGATGGACCGGTGACCGGCTGGTGCTGGTCGACATCCCGCACGGCCGGCTGCTCTGCGCCCCGACCGGCGACCTGCGGTCCGGGCTCACCGAGCTGGCCCGGCTGGACGTACCGCTGGCGGCGGTGGCCCCGGTCGCCGGGCGCCCCGGCACCTTCCTGGCCGCCGCGGGCACCGGCTTCGCGCTGATCACCCCGGACGGCGTGCAGCCGCTGGCCGCGCCCGAGCCGGTGACCGACCGGCCGTGGCGGATGAACGACGCGGTGGCCGACCGGGCGGGCCGCTTCTGGGCCGGCAGCATGGCCTGCGACCAGTCCCCCGGCCAGGGCGCCCTGTACCGGCTCGATCCCGGCGGCGGCGTGCACACCGTGCTGCGCGACCTGACCATTGCCAACGGCCCGGCGTTCAGCCCGGACGGCCGGACCATGTATCTGTCCGACACGCCGCTGGGCCACATCGACCGCTTCGCGGTCGACCCGGCCACCGGAGAGCTGAGCGACCGCCGCCCGTTCGCCCGCCTCGACCCGGCGGCGGGTGCGCCCGACGGTCTGACCGTGGACAGCGACGGTTTCGTGTGGGCGGCGCTGTTCGGCGGCGGCGCGGTCCAGCGGTTCCGGCCCGACGGCACCCCGGACCGCCGCATCGAGCTGCCCGCCCGTCAGCCGACCAGCGTCTGCCTGGTCGACCGGACGCTGATCGTCACCAGCGGCCGCGGCGGTCTCGACGACCCCGGCCCGGCCGACGGCGCGGTCCTGATCACCGACGCCGCCGCCGCGGGCCTGCCGGCGCTGGCCGCCAGGATGGCCTAG
- a CDS encoding polysaccharide lyase family 1 protein, producing MPASLLAALLTAAATVAPLGAAPPASSLARVSPSAAGGLANVTPASSSLASAATALDGATSSLGSTTSSPGSTATPLGGATRSLGGATSPLGSATAHLRDATAFSPGGIAAAAAGVPAIVRQTLAPNDGWASAGTGTTGGAAADAGHVYLVRNRTDLLAALDNGSTVPKIVLVSGRIDMMTGSCADYAAPGYDLDAFLAAYDPAVWGRTTRPAGPLEDARVASARLQGAQIRIPVGSNTTLIGVNGGRIDHGSVTLTNVSNVIVRNLELTDAADCFPAWDPTDGTTGNWNSLYDLVSLSGATNVWIDHNTLSDGNNHDSDQPLHFDRPYQVHDGASDIIRGSDLVTVSWNNYYDHDKTMLIGSTDTPGVDVGKLRVTVHHNKFGNVLQRAPRVRFGQVDVFDNLYVATDADYSYSLGVGVESSICAQNNFFQLSEDLAPAGVLKDWKGTRITTIGNLVRSGSRPPRPVDLVTEYNATHDPDFTPDAGWVPTLRRHVDPAAAVPALVTTAGRH from the coding sequence ATGCCCGCATCCCTGCTCGCCGCCCTGCTGACCGCCGCCGCCACGGTCGCCCCTCTCGGTGCCGCACCGCCGGCCTCTTCCCTCGCCCGCGTCTCCCCTTCCGCTGCCGGCGGTCTTGCCAACGTCACGCCCGCGTCCTCCTCCCTTGCCAGCGCCGCGACCGCCCTCGACGGCGCGACCTCTTCCCTCGGCAGCACAACCTCCTCCCCTGGCAGCACCGCGACCCCCCTCGGCGGCGCGACCCGTTCCCTTGGCGGCGCCACGTCACCACTTGGCAGCGCGACAGCTCACCTTCGCGACGCCACAGCTTTCTCCCCTGGCGGCATCGCCGCCGCTGCTGCCGGGGTGCCGGCGATTGTGCGGCAGACGCTGGCCCCGAACGACGGCTGGGCCTCGGCGGGGACCGGCACCACCGGTGGGGCCGCAGCCGACGCCGGGCACGTCTACCTCGTCCGCAACCGGACCGATCTGCTCGCCGCGCTCGACAACGGCAGCACCGTACCCAAGATCGTGCTGGTCAGCGGGCGCATCGACATGATGACCGGCAGCTGCGCCGACTACGCCGCACCCGGCTACGACCTGGACGCCTTCCTCGCGGCGTACGACCCGGCGGTATGGGGCCGCACCACCAGACCCGCCGGCCCGCTGGAGGACGCCCGGGTCGCATCGGCCCGGTTGCAGGGCGCGCAGATCCGCATCCCCGTCGGCAGCAACACCACGTTGATCGGAGTCAACGGTGGACGTATCGACCACGGCAGCGTGACCCTCACCAATGTCAGCAACGTGATCGTGCGCAACCTCGAGCTGACCGACGCCGCCGACTGCTTCCCGGCCTGGGACCCGACCGACGGCACAACCGGGAACTGGAACTCCCTGTACGACCTGGTGTCGCTGAGCGGTGCCACGAACGTGTGGATCGACCACAACACGCTCAGCGACGGCAACAACCACGACAGCGACCAGCCGCTCCACTTCGACCGGCCGTACCAGGTGCACGACGGCGCCAGCGACATCATCCGCGGCTCCGACCTGGTCACGGTGTCCTGGAACAACTACTACGACCACGACAAGACAATGTTGATCGGATCAACAGACACACCCGGGGTCGACGTGGGCAAGCTCCGCGTGACGGTGCACCACAACAAGTTCGGCAACGTGCTGCAGCGCGCCCCGCGCGTCCGCTTCGGCCAGGTCGACGTCTTCGACAACCTGTACGTGGCGACGGATGCCGACTACTCCTACTCCCTCGGCGTCGGAGTCGAGTCGTCGATCTGTGCGCAGAACAACTTCTTCCAGCTCAGCGAGGACCTGGCGCCCGCCGGCGTACTCAAGGACTGGAAAGGCACCCGCATCACCACGATCGGCAATCTCGTCCGCTCCGGCAGCCGCCCGCCCCGCCCGGTCGACCTGGTGACCGAGTACAACGCCACCCACGACCCGGACTTCACCCCGGACGCGGGCTGGGTGCCCACCCTCCGCAGACACGTCGACCCGGCCGCCGCCGTCCCAGCCCTGGTCACAACAGCCGGCCGGCACTGA